One Sediminibacillus dalangtanensis genomic region harbors:
- a CDS encoding NUDIX domain-containing protein: MDKFEERTIASETIFNGKVVKLQVDEVSLPDGNTSKREIIKHPGAVAIIPVTKDNKILFVEQYRKPLEKTLVEIPAGKLEPGEKPEITAKRELEEETGYTTNELTFLTSFYTSPGFADEIIHLYITKDLHLLEEEVAGDEDEFVDILELSLEEAEQLVKEQRIHDVKTAYAVLYLRLLESK, encoded by the coding sequence ATGGATAAATTTGAAGAACGTACAATAGCTTCTGAAACAATATTTAATGGAAAAGTGGTCAAACTTCAGGTGGATGAAGTGTCACTGCCTGACGGAAATACATCGAAACGTGAAATCATCAAACACCCAGGAGCTGTCGCAATTATTCCCGTGACAAAGGACAATAAAATCCTTTTTGTCGAGCAGTACCGGAAGCCATTGGAAAAGACACTGGTAGAAATTCCTGCCGGTAAACTGGAACCTGGTGAAAAGCCGGAAATCACTGCCAAAAGGGAGCTCGAAGAGGAAACAGGTTATACCACCAATGAATTGACTTTTCTGACCTCTTTTTATACTTCACCGGGTTTTGCCGATGAAATCATCCACCTTTACATTACCAAGGATCTCCACCTATTAGAGGAAGAAGTTGCAGGAGATGAAGATGAATTTGTCGATATACTGGAATTGAGTCTTGAGGAAGCGGAACAGCTGGTCAAAGAGCAGCGGATACATGATGTAAAAACGGCCTATGCCGTCCTTTATTTGCGGCTTTTGGAGAGTAAGTAA
- a CDS encoding aldo/keto reductase, whose translation MDKRQIGNSDLYVSQVGLGCMSLGTDEQKAEYIIDEALDSGINYLDTADLYDLGKNEEIVGKALKGKRDRVILATKVGNHFNHQNGDWFWDPSKKYIKSEVKESLRRLGTEYIDLYQLHGGTIDDPIDETIEAFEELKQEGVIRYYGISSIRPNVIREYIERSSIVSVMMQYSLLDRRPEEKILDLLHENNISVLARGPLAKGMLSDQAHEKVASKGKDGYLDYSLEELQAITERLKAYSGADRTRTALALQYVLQHPAVAAAVFGASSSRQLQDNLSIQTAEPLTAEDVNNLKSISKPIHYAQHR comes from the coding sequence ATGGATAAACGGCAAATCGGTAATTCTGACCTCTATGTGTCCCAGGTCGGACTCGGTTGTATGTCCCTGGGAACAGACGAGCAGAAAGCTGAATATATCATAGACGAAGCGCTTGATTCAGGGATTAATTACTTAGACACAGCCGATTTATATGACCTGGGAAAGAATGAAGAAATCGTCGGTAAAGCATTAAAAGGGAAAAGGGATCGGGTTATCCTTGCAACAAAAGTCGGAAACCACTTTAACCACCAGAATGGGGATTGGTTTTGGGATCCTTCTAAAAAGTATATTAAATCAGAAGTGAAAGAAAGTTTACGAAGGCTAGGTACCGAATATATCGATTTATATCAATTGCACGGCGGAACGATCGATGATCCCATCGATGAAACAATCGAAGCATTCGAGGAACTGAAACAGGAAGGCGTCATCCGTTATTACGGAATATCTTCCATTCGCCCTAATGTAATAAGGGAATATATTGAACGTTCTTCTATCGTAAGCGTGATGATGCAATATAGTTTATTAGATCGCAGGCCTGAAGAAAAGATACTCGACCTTCTCCATGAAAATAACATCAGCGTGCTGGCAAGAGGCCCACTGGCCAAAGGTATGCTAAGCGACCAGGCACACGAAAAAGTTGCATCGAAAGGGAAAGATGGATATCTTGATTACAGCCTTGAAGAACTCCAAGCAATTACGGAGCGCCTAAAAGCGTATAGCGGAGCTGACAGAACGAGAACAGCGTTAGCGCTTCAGTATGTCTTACAGCATCCTGCTGTGGCGGCAGCCGTATTCGGAGCTAGCAGTTCCCGTCAGCTGCAGGACAACTTGTCTATTCAGACTGCTGAGCCATTGACAGCTGAAGATGTTAACAATTTGAAATCCATCAGTAAACCAATACATTATGCGCAACACCGCTAA
- a CDS encoding YqkE family protein, translating into MGQKRQNEDIHSLKDRLNPDLVQQLSSKKRQLKNKEKAKQEEEKQRQLRERQRKEANKSFEELLNDSELDWHQFK; encoded by the coding sequence ATGGGCCAAAAGAGACAGAATGAAGATATCCACTCATTAAAGGATCGATTGAATCCAGACTTAGTACAACAGCTATCCTCGAAGAAAAGGCAATTGAAAAATAAAGAAAAGGCCAAACAAGAGGAGGAAAAGCAGAGGCAACTAAGGGAGCGTCAACGAAAAGAGGCGAATAAAAGCTTTGAAGAACTGTTGAATGACAGTGAGCTTGATTGGCATCAATTTAAGTGA
- a CDS encoding iron-sulfur cluster biosynthesis family protein, which translates to MHLTITEAALNRLLQEMKTDQQAYLQIYYDTEGCCGVNGVPTIRWRDVKHADDLEVENEHLSVIIHPQQATFFENEMTLDFNQQTFRLTSPQGILNGFISPGELKRDVTV; encoded by the coding sequence ATGCATTTGACAATTACAGAGGCTGCACTGAACCGATTGCTTCAAGAGATGAAGACTGATCAACAAGCATATCTGCAAATTTATTATGATACAGAGGGATGCTGTGGAGTGAATGGGGTACCGACGATCAGATGGCGTGATGTTAAACATGCGGATGACCTGGAAGTAGAAAACGAGCACTTATCGGTCATCATCCATCCACAGCAGGCAACTTTTTTTGAAAACGAAATGACGTTGGATTTTAACCAGCAAACATTCCGTTTAACCAGCCCGCAAGGAATATTGAACGGGTTTATTTCCCCCGGAGAGCTTAAAAGGGATGTGACAGTCTAA